One genomic region from Sphingobacterium sp. UGAL515B_05 encodes:
- a CDS encoding ATP-binding protein, whose protein sequence is MKITLTLTLIMFVQVLFGQKSLTPQWQSDTTLRSPESVWVDAKNKVLYVSNTIAFEPNTTAFISKLNMDGKFIKRDWVTGLNAVLGIGIHKNRLYAAEAFSKSIAVIDTDKASIIKRITIDGTELLNDITVDSKGIVYVSDTRLGKVYRIENDSPMLYAENLKGANGLLAVGKDLYVLSDGALVKIDQDKKTTVISKGMEGGLDGIVQIKPNEFIVSGWQGLIYHVKTDGSNSVLLDTRDKKINAADIGYDKSSGMLYVPTVRSNSVQAYKLD, encoded by the coding sequence ATGAAAATTACGTTAACATTGACCCTGATCATGTTTGTACAAGTCCTATTTGGACAGAAGTCTTTAACGCCTCAATGGCAGTCGGACACCACACTAAGATCTCCAGAGTCCGTTTGGGTAGATGCCAAAAACAAAGTACTCTATGTTTCAAATACGATTGCTTTCGAACCTAACACTACAGCATTCATCAGTAAACTGAATATGGACGGAAAATTTATCAAACGAGATTGGGTTACAGGACTCAATGCCGTCTTGGGCATAGGAATCCACAAAAACCGGCTCTATGCGGCTGAAGCATTCTCTAAATCAATTGCCGTCATCGATACGGATAAAGCAAGTATCATCAAAAGAATTACCATTGATGGCACTGAGCTACTCAACGACATTACCGTTGACTCAAAGGGTATCGTTTATGTAAGTGATACGCGACTTGGAAAAGTCTATCGCATTGAAAACGACTCTCCTATGCTGTATGCAGAAAATCTCAAAGGTGCAAACGGGTTACTGGCAGTCGGAAAAGACTTGTATGTGCTATCGGATGGCGCACTTGTTAAGATAGATCAAGATAAGAAAACTACCGTAATTTCAAAAGGTATGGAAGGCGGTCTAGATGGCATCGTGCAGATTAAACCCAATGAATTTATAGTTTCCGGTTGGCAAGGACTTATTTATCATGTTAAAACTGACGGTTCTAATTCAGTATTACTTGACACACGGGACAAAAAAATAAACGCTGCCGATATCGGCTACGACAAATCTTCAGGTATGCTTTATGTGCCTACCGTCAGGAGTAACAGCGTGCAGGCTTACAAACTGGACTAA